In Streptomyces sp. NBC_00569, a single genomic region encodes these proteins:
- a CDS encoding electron transfer flavoprotein subunit beta/FixA family protein, translating into MSLRIVVTVKYVPDATGDRHFADDLTVDRDDVDGLLSELDEYAVEQALQIADGADDAEITVLTVGPEDAKDALRKALSMGADKAIHVEDDDLHGTDIVGTSLVLAKAIEKAGFDLVVSGMASTDGTAGVVPALLAERLGVPQVTLLSQVSVEGGVVKGRRDGDTASEQVEASLPAVVSVTDQSGEARYPSFKGIMAAKKKPVQSWDLSDLDLEADEVGLAGAWTVVDAAAERPARSAGTIVKDEGEGGKQLAEFLAGQKFI; encoded by the coding sequence GTGAGCTTGAGGATCGTTGTCACCGTGAAGTATGTGCCGGACGCGACGGGGGACCGGCATTTCGCTGATGATCTGACGGTGGACCGTGATGATGTGGACGGTCTGTTGTCGGAGCTGGACGAGTACGCGGTCGAGCAGGCGTTGCAGATCGCGGACGGGGCGGACGATGCGGAGATCACCGTGTTGACGGTGGGTCCGGAGGACGCGAAGGACGCGTTGCGCAAGGCGTTGTCGATGGGCGCGGACAAGGCGATCCATGTCGAGGACGACGATCTGCACGGCACGGACATCGTGGGCACGTCGCTGGTGCTGGCGAAGGCGATCGAGAAGGCCGGTTTCGATCTGGTCGTGTCCGGTATGGCGTCGACGGACGGCACGGCGGGTGTGGTGCCGGCGCTGCTCGCGGAGCGGCTGGGTGTGCCGCAGGTGACGCTGTTGTCGCAGGTGTCGGTCGAGGGCGGTGTGGTGAAGGGCCGTCGTGACGGTGACACCGCCTCGGAGCAGGTGGAGGCCTCGCTGCCGGCGGTGGTGTCGGTGACCGACCAGTCGGGCGAGGCGCGTTACCCCTCGTTCAAGGGGATCATGGCGGCGAAGAAGAAGCCGGTTCAGTCCTGGGACCTGTCGGATCTGGACCTGGAGGCCGACGAGGTGGGTCTGGCGGGTGCGTGGACGGTCGTGGACGCGGCGGCCGAGCGTCCGGCGCGCAGCGCGGGCACGATCGTCAAGGACGAGGGCGAGGGCGGCAAGCAGCTCGCCGAGTTCCTCGCGGGCCAGAAGTTCATCTAG
- a CDS encoding TetR family transcriptional regulator codes for MTEATRPAKKAPMREVLAEAAFQLFLDRGFEQTTVDDIVARAGVGRRSFFRYFPSKEDAVFPDHERCLADMTAFLEEADGTDPVGTVSDAARLVLRMYAANPEFSVQRYRLTREVPGLRTYELSVVRRYERTLAGYLRERFEGERDGALRAEVIAASVVAAHNNGLRSWLRSGGEGDPYAAVDHALGMVRGVWSGADQGAAPRAAEDEVVVMVAPKGAPMWQVVQRIEAALGQG; via the coding sequence ATGACTGAGGCGACCAGACCGGCCAAGAAGGCGCCGATGCGCGAGGTGCTCGCCGAGGCGGCGTTCCAGCTCTTCCTCGACCGGGGTTTCGAACAGACCACGGTCGACGACATCGTCGCCCGTGCGGGTGTCGGGCGCAGGTCGTTCTTCCGGTACTTCCCGTCCAAGGAGGACGCGGTCTTCCCGGATCACGAGCGCTGCCTCGCCGACATGACGGCCTTCCTCGAAGAGGCCGACGGCACCGACCCGGTGGGTACCGTCTCCGACGCGGCGCGCCTCGTGCTGCGGATGTACGCGGCCAACCCCGAGTTCTCCGTGCAGCGCTACCGCCTCACGCGCGAGGTGCCGGGGCTGCGGACGTACGAACTGTCGGTGGTGCGGCGCTACGAGCGCACCCTGGCGGGCTATCTGCGGGAGCGATTCGAGGGGGAGCGGGACGGCGCGCTGCGGGCCGAGGTGATCGCCGCGTCCGTCGTCGCCGCCCATAACAACGGGCTCCGCTCCTGGCTCCGTTCGGGTGGTGAGGGAGACCCGTACGCGGCCGTGGACCATGCTCTGGGGATGGTGCGCGGTGTGTGGAGTGGCGCGGACCAGGGTGCGGCCCCGCGCGCCGCCGAGGACGAAGTCGTCGTGATGGTCGCCCCGAAGGGTGCCCCGATGTGGCAGGTCGTGCAGCGGATCGAAGCGGCCTTGGGGCAGGGCTGA
- a CDS encoding Zn-ribbon domain-containing OB-fold protein: MSETATHTAPIGHEVSHTAPTGPDGTGLTIQRCRWCGTASFRRLLCPVCASSDLQAEHSDGLGVVVQSSVVNRYTGTARNESLVRFPEGFVFRCRVVGAAPNLVWIGARVRPVAGSDPDAGEVVFELCDTGGRTDWQ, encoded by the coding sequence GTGTCCGAGACAGCAACCCACACCGCGCCGATCGGGCACGAGGTGTCCCACACCGCGCCGACCGGGCCCGACGGGACCGGCCTGACGATCCAGCGCTGCCGATGGTGCGGCACCGCCTCCTTCAGGCGGCTTCTGTGTCCGGTGTGCGCGTCGAGCGATCTGCAGGCCGAACACAGCGACGGTCTTGGCGTCGTCGTGCAGTCCAGCGTCGTGAACCGGTACACGGGGACGGCGCGCAACGAGTCCCTCGTCCGTTTCCCGGAAGGCTTCGTGTTCCGGTGCCGTGTCGTCGGTGCCGCCCCGAACCTGGTGTGGATCGGCGCCCGTGTGCGACCCGTGGCCGGCAGCGACCCCGACGCCGGGGAAGTGGTCTTCGAACTGTGTGACACGGGTGGGCGCACCGACTGGCAGTGA